The Chitinophaga sp. H8 region ATCCTGCCGATCCTGAACAAGCTACCCAATTAAAATGGCCCTATGAATCGCCCCGCAGAGGTGCAGGTACGGTACGCGCTTTCGGCGACTTTGACGCTGCCTACGGCGGTTGGCAGATCGATGGGGAGCCCTACACCCGCAAAAACGGTACACAGTTCGACTGGTTCCGCTCCCGTATGCTGGGTGGACGTACCAACCACTGGGGACGTATTTCACTCCGCTTTGGTCCGCGCGACTTCAAACACAAAAGCTATGATGGCCTGGGCGATGACTGGCCTATCAGCTATGATGATGTAAAACCATTCTACGACAGGGTGGATAAAATGATCGGGGTATATGGTACAGTAGAAGGGATGCCCAATGAACCGGATGGTTATTTCCTCCCTCCTCCCAAACCACGCCTCCATGAGCTGATGATCAAAAAAGCCGCTGGCAAAATAGGTATTCCCGTGGTGCCCGCCCGGTTGTCTATCCTTACCCGCCCGGTAAATAAAGACCGCAGCCCATGTTTCTATTGCAGCCAATGTAATCGGGGCTGTACCGTGTATGGCGACTTCTCCTCGTCTTCTGTACTGGTGAAACCCGCGATGAAAACAGGCCATGTAGACCTGTACGTGAATGCAATGGCACGCGAGGTGCTGACAGACAACACCGGCAAGGCTACGGGCGTATCTTATGTAGATAAGTCCGATATGCAGGAATATGTGGTAAATGCCAAAGTAATCGTACTGGCCGCCAGCGCCTGCGAATCGGCCCGCCTGCTGCTCAACTCTAAATCTCCCAACCATCCTAACGGACTGGCCAACTCTTCCGGGGTGGTAGGTAAATACCTGCACGATTCTACCGGTGCTTCCCGGGGTGGTTTTATGCCACAGCTGATGGACCGCAAACGGTATAATGAAGATGGTACCGGTGGTATGCACCTCTATATTCCGTGGTGGGGCGATAACAAAAAACTGGACTTTGCCCGTGGTTATCATATCGAATTCTGGGGGGGTATGGGTATGCCTTCCTATGGCTTTGGCTTTGGGATGGAAAACCAGAACGGTAAATACCCTACCCGCGATGGCAGTACCAAACCAGCTGGTGGATACGGTGCTTCCCTGAAAGATGATTACCGCCGCTTTTACGGTGCTGGTATCGGTTTTGCCGGTCGTGGTGAATGTATTGCCCGCGAGGACAACTATTGCGAAATAGATCCTAACGTAGTAGACAAGTTCGGTATTCCCGTGCTTCGCTTTAACTACACCTGGAGCGATCATGAAATCAAGCAGGCCAAACACATGCAGGATACTTTTGAAGAACTGCTTCACCAGGTAGGCGCAGTACCTAACGGTAGCAAGCCTGGTCCTGAATCCAAATATGGTCTTGAAAATCCGGGCAGAATCATCCACGAGGTAGGTACTACCCGTATGGGCGATGACCGCCAGCGCTCTGTGCTCAATAAATACGGCCAGGCACATGATGTAAAAAACCTTTTTGTGGTAGATGGCGGTTCTTTTGTGTCCCAGGCAGATAAAAACCCTACCTGGACCATCCTGGCACTGTCACTCCGTACATCGGAATACATCGTGGACGAATTGAAGAAACAAAATATTTAATGCAGGCTCCTGCAAAGGACCGTATTTACCATAACATTCAAACACTAATAATATGGATAGAAGAGAATCCCTGAAAGCACTTGCACTGGGAACTTTATCTGTAGGCACCCTCCTCGGTGCTGCCGGCTGTGATGATAAAACAGCTACCGGTGATAAAAAAGGTGCTGCCACCGCAGGTGGTGGTGTATATGGCCGCACACCGGAAGAAAAAGAAAGAGATGCTAAACTCAATGCGGAAAAATTCTTCACCGACCAGGAAATGAAGACCATTACCGTATTGGCAGATATTATCATTCCGGCAGATGATCACTCCGGCAGTGCTTCTGATGCTAAAGTGGCCGACTTCATCGAATTTACCGTAAAAGATCAGCCGCAGTATCAACACCCGATGCGGGGTGGCCTCCGCTGGCTGGATATGCAATGCCTGAAACGCCACAACAAGGTGTTTACCGATTGCGCTAAACCTCAACAGCTGGAACTGGTAGACATGATCGCCTATCCGGAAAAAGCGGCGCCTGACATGAGCCAGGGCGTCACCTTTTTCAATATGATGCGCAACCTCACCGCTACCGGATTCTTTACCAGCAAAATAGGAATCAAAGACCTCGGTTATGTAGGCAACACCCCTAATGAATGGGATGGGGTGCCTGCTGATGTACTGAAACAGTACAACCTGGCATATGATGAAAAAACACTGGCGCAATGCCTCAAAATTGAGGACCGTAATAAAATCATGACCTGGGATTAAACCGTTCAGGGATCACCAAAATGCAACAAGGGCTGGCTGAAGTATTTCAGGCAGCCCTTGTTGTTTAGAAGCTGTTAGCTCGATGTAGCTGAAAAAAGCTACGAGCTTCGGGCTATGAACTACGAGCAAAAATGCAGCGGATGTTTTTAAACTATTAACTGAATATGGGGAAGGCCCATGTACTTACAGCGGTAACCAATTTCTCTCCGTCATCAGGTATTTGCCGAAAGCGCTAAAAATCCGGATAAACCTCTACCTTAAAGCATAGTTGAGCTATAGTTGAAGCATAGTTAAAGCATAGTTAAAGCGTTCTATAGATATGGTTGAGCTATGGTTGAAGCATGGTTGAAGCATAGTTAAAGCATAGATAGAGCATAGATAGAGCATAGATAGAGTATGAAGAGTGCATAAGAGAGAATCTGCCCGAAACCCCTTATTATGGCAAAACTGCTACTCAAGGGGTGAGATAATGCCATTTGCACACTCACCCTTCAAAAATACCCGCTGCATTTTTGCTCGTAGTTCATAGCCCGAAGCCCGTAGCTCTCCTCCGCTACATTGAGCTAAATGCTTACTTAACATATGCCCGGAAAATACCATTCAGCCAGCGCAGCATCAGGAATATTACTACCGCAGCTGCGCCCAGCAATACAAAGTTGATCAGGAAGTAGTTGGCTTTATCTTCATAGTTATCCCACATGGTGGCCAGTATACCCGATAATTTATTACCAATGGAAGTAGCCAGGAACCACCCTCCCATCATGAGGGAGGTAATGCGGGGCGGGCTGAGCTTAGACACCAGGGACAAACCCATTGGGCTCAGGCATAGCTCACCCAGGGTCACCAGGCCGTAACAACCAATCAGCCACCAGGGGGATGCTTTGATCTGCCCGTTACTGCAATAATATACCGCCCCCACCATCATGAGGGTAGACAAGGCTGAAATGGCCAGGCCCCAGGCAATCTTTCCGGGAGTAGTAGGCTCCTGGTTCCGTTTCCGCAGCCACCCAAAAAAGAGAACGACCAAAGGCGTCAAGGTAATGACAAAAAACGGGTTGACCGACTGGAACAATTCTGTATTGGCCAGGTTGATACTTTCTCCGGCAGGAGGCATTTTTTCCGGTGCCACATTCTTGAAATAAGGATCCAGCCCCCATGTTTTCACCGGCTTACCGGCTTCATCTTTGATGATCTTAAACTCATGATCATAAGCTACTACAGAGTCGGGCTGATTATGCACCTTTTCTACGAGATAAAGTTGCTCGGCCGGCTTTTCTATCGCTACAGGCACTTCCCGGTCAGTATAATAATGCGCCCAGGTAGTCAGGGCGGTACCATTTTGTTTAAACACGGCCCAGAATACAATAGATACCGCAAAAATAGCCAACAAGGCGGCTACCGGCTTCTTATCATTGGCAGAAGCTTTGACAAACAGAGAACCGAAGAAAATCAGGATGGGGATGCAGGCAAAGATGAAGGCATCTGTAGAATCTGATCCGAAGATATTGCCCGGAATAAACCAGGCGGCAATACCTACTGCCAGCGCAGGCATAAATACCACAGAGAAAATACGGTTCAGCGGCATATCTCCGGCTTCCTGTGGCTTGCGCACATCGGCATGTTTATAATGTTTCATCCCGATAATAAAAATGATCACGCCCAGGAACATCCCCACGCCAGCCGCTGTAAAGGCAGCTCCCCAGCCAATGGTATTTCTCAAAAAGGCCGCAAAGAAATTGCAGATCAATGCTCCCACGTTAATACCCATATAAAAGATATTATACCCGGTATCTTTGTTTTTCCTGTAAGGCTCATCGTTATATACATTACCCAGTAAGGTGGAAATATTGGGCTTAAAAAAGCCGTTTCCGATGCAGATCAACCCCAGGGAAATATAAAAAACGGTAAGGTTGTGCACAGCCAGTCCCAGGTATCCTATGCCCATTAATATCCCTCCGATAATAACAGAACGGGTATACCCCAGTTTACGGTCGGCGATCAGTCCTCCCAAAAAAGGAGTCAGATAAACGAAAGCAATGAAAGTACCAAAAATGTCAGCTGCTGTTCGCCGATCCATGCCCCATCCGCCTTTGGCTGTATCTGTAAGGTATAACTGGAAGATGCCCAGGATGAGATAAAAGCCAAATCTCTCCCACATTTCAGAGAAAAAAAGAAACGGCAAAGCCGTTGGATGTTTGCGCATAGCAGGCATGACGATTGTTTTGGTAAAACGCTAAAAATAGGAAAGTTTATTGAAAACAAGCCACCGGCTTACCTCTTATCTTGCTTTTGCTAAACAATTAGCTCCAGGGGCTGCTTTCAGGCCATTCATACATCTAATTGCTATTTTAAAATATTTTTCTTTTATATTGATCTCAAATTTTTGTTACTCATGGTCCAGGAAAAAAACAATAATGACAACCACGTTTCAAGACGGTCATTTATTAAAAGCGGGGCAGTCACTGCTGCCGGCTTTATGATCGTTCCCCGTCACGTATTAGGTGGTAAAGGTTTTACTGCCCCCAGCGATCGCCTCAGAGTAGCCGGTATCGGTGTAGGCGGTAAAGGTGAAAGCGATCTTAGTGAAATTGCAAAAGGTCCGGTAGACGTACCTTTCCTGTGCGACGTAGATGAACGTCGCGCGGTTGCTTCCAGAAAACGTTTCCCTAACGCCAAATTCTATAAGGATTTCCGGGAAATGCTGGAAAAAGAACATAAAAATCTGGATGCGGTAACCGTATCTACACCAGATCATAACCACGCTATCCAGGCGATGGCTGCCATGCAACTGGGCAAACACGTATACGTGCAAAAACCCTTAACGCATGATATCTATGAGGCCCGTATGCTCACTGAAGCGTCTAAACGCTATAAAGTAGTAGGCCAAATGGGTAACCAGGGCTCTTCCGGTGATGGGGTGCGTAAGCTGATGGAATGGTATAATGCCGGCCTGATCGGTGATGTACACACCGTATATTGCTGGACAGACCGTCCCGTATGGCCACAAGGTATTCCCTGGTCTGCCAATAAAGCAGAAATACCAAAGGAACTGGATTGGGATCTCTGGTTAGGTACCGCTCCTTACAAGGATTATGTAGATAAACTGGTGCCCTTCAACTGGCGCGGCTGGTGGGACTACGGTACCGGTGCTTTAGGTGATATGGGTTGCCATATCATTGAGCCTCCTTTCCGTGTACTGGGTCTTAAATACCCCTCTTCTGTAGAATGCAGCGTGGGTAGCGTATATGTAGATGAGTTCAAGCGCGGGTATTTCCCGGACAGCTGCCCTCCGTCTTCCCACGTAATCCTGACCTTCCCCGGTAAAAATGGTAAAAATGTAACCGTACACTGGATGGATGGCGGTATTCAGCCACAACGTCCGGAAGAACTCGGGCCCACCGAAACTTTTGGTGATGGTGGTAATGGTGCCCTGTTTATCGGTACTAAAGGTAAAATGATGTGTGGTACCTATGGTATGAACCCCACCTTATTGCCTACCTCCCGTACACAACAGATCAAGGTGAAAGAAACCATTGCACGTGTACCGGAAGGACACTATGTACAATGGGTAAATGCCGCGATTGCAGGTTATGGCAGCGACAAGGCGAAGAACCTCAGTTCTCCGTTCGAAATTGCCGGCCCGCTTACAGAAAGCCTGCTGATGGCTAACCTGTCTATCCGCAGCTTTGATATCCGTAAACCAAAAGCGGATAACAAAGGTTTCGACTACCCTGGCCGTTACATTAAACTGCTGTGGGATGGTCCTAACATGAGGGTCACCAACTTTGATGATGCTAACCAGTTCGTAAAACGCGAATACCGCCAGGGCTGGAAATTAGGCGTATAAATTTAATAACAGCTTGTCAATAAAACAGGGCTGGCCATCTAGTATGGCCGGCCCTTATTGTTTGGGCTTTTAGCGCTAAAGAAACGCTGCTCAACCGGCAGTTTGTCTGCTAAAAACCGTATATTAGACATAGTAGTTGAAGTACTCATCCATAACCTCCAAAAAAATACTATGAGATTATTCACCGGGCTGCTCCTGCTCGTGTCCCTGTCATTATGGGGCCAATCCAAAAAGGCATTACCTGTTATTGATATGCATTTACATGCCCTTCCTGCTAACTGGGAAGGCCCGCCGCCGGTGGGGATGTGCGCTCCTTTTGA contains the following coding sequences:
- a CDS encoding GMC family oxidoreductase, encoding MAFEIKKQGKFYDVCIVGSGAGGGMAAKTLSEAGLKVALLEAGPKYDPADPEQATQLKWPYESPRRGAGTVRAFGDFDAAYGGWQIDGEPYTRKNGTQFDWFRSRMLGGRTNHWGRISLRFGPRDFKHKSYDGLGDDWPISYDDVKPFYDRVDKMIGVYGTVEGMPNEPDGYFLPPPKPRLHELMIKKAAGKIGIPVVPARLSILTRPVNKDRSPCFYCSQCNRGCTVYGDFSSSSVLVKPAMKTGHVDLYVNAMAREVLTDNTGKATGVSYVDKSDMQEYVVNAKVIVLAASACESARLLLNSKSPNHPNGLANSSGVVGKYLHDSTGASRGGFMPQLMDRKRYNEDGTGGMHLYIPWWGDNKKLDFARGYHIEFWGGMGMPSYGFGFGMENQNGKYPTRDGSTKPAGGYGASLKDDYRRFYGAGIGFAGRGECIAREDNYCEIDPNVVDKFGIPVLRFNYTWSDHEIKQAKHMQDTFEELLHQVGAVPNGSKPGPESKYGLENPGRIIHEVGTTRMGDDRQRSVLNKYGQAHDVKNLFVVDGGSFVSQADKNPTWTILALSLRTSEYIVDELKKQNI
- a CDS encoding gluconate 2-dehydrogenase subunit 3 family protein, yielding MDRRESLKALALGTLSVGTLLGAAGCDDKTATGDKKGAATAGGGVYGRTPEEKERDAKLNAEKFFTDQEMKTITVLADIIIPADDHSGSASDAKVADFIEFTVKDQPQYQHPMRGGLRWLDMQCLKRHNKVFTDCAKPQQLELVDMIAYPEKAAPDMSQGVTFFNMMRNLTATGFFTSKIGIKDLGYVGNTPNEWDGVPADVLKQYNLAYDEKTLAQCLKIEDRNKIMTWD
- a CDS encoding peptide MFS transporter; translation: MPAMRKHPTALPFLFFSEMWERFGFYLILGIFQLYLTDTAKGGWGMDRRTAADIFGTFIAFVYLTPFLGGLIADRKLGYTRSVIIGGILMGIGYLGLAVHNLTVFYISLGLICIGNGFFKPNISTLLGNVYNDEPYRKNKDTGYNIFYMGINVGALICNFFAAFLRNTIGWGAAFTAAGVGMFLGVIIFIIGMKHYKHADVRKPQEAGDMPLNRIFSVVFMPALAVGIAAWFIPGNIFGSDSTDAFIFACIPILIFFGSLFVKASANDKKPVAALLAIFAVSIVFWAVFKQNGTALTTWAHYYTDREVPVAIEKPAEQLYLVEKVHNQPDSVVAYDHEFKIIKDEAGKPVKTWGLDPYFKNVAPEKMPPAGESINLANTELFQSVNPFFVITLTPLVVLFFGWLRKRNQEPTTPGKIAWGLAISALSTLMMVGAVYYCSNGQIKASPWWLIGCYGLVTLGELCLSPMGLSLVSKLSPPRITSLMMGGWFLATSIGNKLSGILATMWDNYEDKANYFLINFVLLGAAAVVIFLMLRWLNGIFRAYVK
- a CDS encoding Gfo/Idh/MocA family protein; its protein translation is MVQEKNNNDNHVSRRSFIKSGAVTAAGFMIVPRHVLGGKGFTAPSDRLRVAGIGVGGKGESDLSEIAKGPVDVPFLCDVDERRAVASRKRFPNAKFYKDFREMLEKEHKNLDAVTVSTPDHNHAIQAMAAMQLGKHVYVQKPLTHDIYEARMLTEASKRYKVVGQMGNQGSSGDGVRKLMEWYNAGLIGDVHTVYCWTDRPVWPQGIPWSANKAEIPKELDWDLWLGTAPYKDYVDKLVPFNWRGWWDYGTGALGDMGCHIIEPPFRVLGLKYPSSVECSVGSVYVDEFKRGYFPDSCPPSSHVILTFPGKNGKNVTVHWMDGGIQPQRPEELGPTETFGDGGNGALFIGTKGKMMCGTYGMNPTLLPTSRTQQIKVKETIARVPEGHYVQWVNAAIAGYGSDKAKNLSSPFEIAGPLTESLLMANLSIRSFDIRKPKADNKGFDYPGRYIKLLWDGPNMRVTNFDDANQFVKREYRQGWKLGV